A portion of the Syngnathoides biaculeatus isolate LvHL_M chromosome 7, ASM1980259v1, whole genome shotgun sequence genome contains these proteins:
- the LOC133503231 gene encoding cadherin-2-like isoform X2 — protein sequence MIVKVAAVLGDAEAGGTPSPRPCARGFSRDRHTEETQREAERGQPVVNNARFQDCDDGGKARPDAASEPRVSRKGAVAALSRATRGERAPSVHPRESRTRQTRKTRSGLLGQAQPGDASPKMLFPWRGGGGGGRAVVRDDGALRRVKRDWVIPPINVPENSRGQFPEDLVRIRSDRDKSWMLRYSVTGPGADQPPTGIFIINPISGQLSVTKPLDREHIPNFHLRAHAVDLNGNQVETPVEIHINVIDQNDNRPEFSHAVFNGTVPEGSKPGTFVMTVTALDEDDPKTANGMLRYKILSQSPQSPSSNMFTINNKTGDIITVAAGLDREKVSEYTLIIQATDMEGNPTYGLSNTATTVVSITDVNDNPPEFTTDTFFGEVRENSLNVIVTNLTVTDKDRPHSSAWNAVYRIVGGDSTGRFSVPTDPTANEGLLTVVKPVDFEVTHSFVLSVEAANEAPLVRGIHPPRQSTATVSIRVLDLNESPEFSPNPKPIKLDEGLPAGSLLTTFTAQDPDHFMRQTIRYSKMFDPANWLEMDPVNGRISTIAILDRESPYVKNNLYNVTFMAADNGVPPASGSGTLQMYLVDINDNAPQVFPTEVEMCERPDAGGGINITAVDPDLSPNAGPFAFELPARPSDVRRNWTLSRLSGEQTQLRLRLRNGGGGRSLPHGVYEVPVTITDSGTLPMSNTSYLRVKVCRCDRHGDCVDMQRVMAAGLGTGAVIGILLCVIVLLVLVLLLGMWMKRRDKERQAKQLLIDPEDDVRDNILKYDEEGGGEEDQDYDLSQLQQPDSAAEGECGVKAGVRRLDERPLHHDHQYPLRSGAPHPGDIGDFIHEGLKAADNDPTAPPYDSLLVFDYEGGGSTAGSLSSLHSASSGADQDYDYLGDWGPRFRKLADLYGGGGGDD from the exons CGAGATTTCAGGACTGCGACGACGGAGGGAAGGCGCGGCCCGACGCCGCGTCCGAACCCCGCGTGAGCCGGAAGGGGGCGGTCGCCGCGCTGAGCCGGGCGACACGAGGGGAGAGAGCGCCGTCGGTCCACCCTCGAGAGTCCCGCACCAGACAGACGCGGAAAACCAGATCGGGCCTTCTCGGACAG GCGCAGCCGGGCGACGCGAGCCCCAAGATGCTGTTTCCgtggcgcggcggcggcggcggtgggcgAGCCGTCGTCAGGGACGACGGCGCTCTGCGGCGAGTCAAGAGGGACTGGGTCATTCCGCCCATCAACGTGCCCGAGAACTCGCGAGGGCAGTTCCCCGAGGACCTCGTCAGG ATCCGATCGGACCGGGACAAGAGCTGGATGCTGCGCTACAGCGTGACGGGTCCCGGTGCCGACCAGCCGCCGACGGGCATCTTCATCATCAACCCCATCTCGGGTCAGCTGTCCGTCACCAAACCTCTGGACCGCGAGCACATTCCCAACTTTCAC TTGCGCGCCCACGCTGTGGACCTGAACGGCAACCAGGTGGAGACCCCCGTGGAGATTCACATCAACGTCATCGACCAGAACGACAATCGGCCCGAGTTCTCGCACGCCGTCTTCAACGGCACCGTGCCGGAGGGCTCCAAGCCGG GGACCTTTGTGATGACCGTGACGGCGCTGGACGAGGACGATCCCAAGACGGCCAACGGGATGCTGCGGTACAAGATCCTGAGTCAGAGTCCCCAAAGTCCGTCCTCCAACATGTTCACCATCAACAACAAGACCGGTGACATCATCACCGTGGCGGCGGGCCTGGACCgcgag aaaGTGTCCGAGTACACGCTGATCATCCAGGCCACCGACATGGAGGGCAACCCCACTTACGGCCTTTCCAACACCGCCACCACCGTCGTCAGCATCAcggacgtcaacgacaacccACCCGAGTTCACCACCGACACG TTCTTTGGCGAGGTCCGCGAGAACTCGCTCAACGTGATCGTGACAAACCTGACGGTGACCGACAAGGACCGGCCGCACTCTTCGGCCTGGAACGCCGTTTACCGGATCGTCGGCGGAGACTCCACCGGACGTTTCTCCGTCCCCACCGACCCCACCGCCAACGAGGGGCTCCTGACCGTGGTCAAG CCCGTCGACTTTGAGGTGACTCACTCGTTCGTTCTGAGCGTGGAGGCGGCCAACGAGGCGCCGCTGGTCCGCGGCATCCACCCGCCGCGCCAGTCCACCGCCACCGTATCCATCCGCGTCCTGGACCTCAACGAGAGTCCCGAGTTCAGCCCCAATCCCAAACCCATCAAGCTGGACGAGGGCCTGCCCGCCGGCTCGCTGCTCACCACCTTCACGGCGCAAGACCCCGACCACTTCATGAGGCAGACCATCCG GTACTCCAAGATGTTCGACCCTGCCAACTGGCTGGAGATGGACCCGGTCAACGGTCGCATCTCCACCATCGCCATCCTGGACCGCGAGTCGCCGTACGTCAAGAACAACCTGTACAACGTCACCTTCATGGCCGCGGACAACG GCGTTCCGCCTGCCAGCGGTTCGGGCACCCTCCAGATGTACCTGGTGGACATCAACGACAACGCGCCGCAAGTCTTCCCCACGGAGGTGGAGATGTGCGAGCGGCCCGACGCCGGCGGGGGCATCAACATCACGGCCGTGGACCCCGACCTCAGCCCCAACGCCGGGCCCTTCGCCTTCGAGCTGCCGGCTCGCCCGTCGGACGTGAGGCGCAACTGGACGCTCAGTCGACTCAGCG GCGAGCAAACGCAGCTGCGCCTGCGCCTGcgcaacggcggcggcggcaggtcGCTGCCCCACGGCGTGTACGAGGTGCCCGTCACCATCACCGACTCGGGCACCCTGCCCATGTCCAACACGTCGTACCTGCGGGTGAAAGTGTGCCGGTGCGATCGCCACGGCGACTGCGTGGACATGCAGCGCGTCATGGCCGCCGGCCTGGGCACGGGCGCCGTCATCGGCATCCTCCTCTGCGTCATCGTGCTGCTCG TGTTGGTCCTGCTGCTGGGCATGTGGATGAAGCGGCGGGACAAAGAACGGCAGGCCAAGCAGCTCCTCATCGACCCCGAGGACGACGTGCGCGACAACATCCTCAAATACGACGAGGAGGGCGGCGGCGAGGAGGACCAG GATTACGACCTGAGCCAGCTGCAGCAGCCCGACTCGGCGGCGGAAGGCGAGTGCGGCGTCAAGGCGGGCGTCAGGCGCCTGGACGAGAGGCCGCTCCACCACGACCACCAGTACCCGCTCAGGTCCGGGGCGCCGCACCCCGGCGACATCGGGGACTTCATCCACGAG GGACTGAAGGCGGCGGACAACGACCCGACGGCGCCGCCCTACGACTCCCTGCTGGTGTTCGACTACGAGGGCGGCGGCTCCACGGCCGGCTCGCTCAGCAGCCTGCACTCGGCCTCCAGCGGCGCCGACCAGGACTACGATTACCTCGGCGACTGGGGGCCCAGGTTCCGCAAGCTGGCCGACCTCTacggtggcggcggcggagaCGACTGA
- the LOC133503231 gene encoding cadherin-2-like isoform X1 — protein sequence MRPLWICWTLMAAPLQVAAVLGDAEAGGTPSPRPCARGFSRDRHTEETQREAERGQPVVNNARFQDCDDGGKARPDAASEPRVSRKGAVAALSRATRGERAPSVHPRESRTRQTRKTRSGLLGQAQPGDASPKMLFPWRGGGGGGRAVVRDDGALRRVKRDWVIPPINVPENSRGQFPEDLVRIRSDRDKSWMLRYSVTGPGADQPPTGIFIINPISGQLSVTKPLDREHIPNFHLRAHAVDLNGNQVETPVEIHINVIDQNDNRPEFSHAVFNGTVPEGSKPGTFVMTVTALDEDDPKTANGMLRYKILSQSPQSPSSNMFTINNKTGDIITVAAGLDREKVSEYTLIIQATDMEGNPTYGLSNTATTVVSITDVNDNPPEFTTDTFFGEVRENSLNVIVTNLTVTDKDRPHSSAWNAVYRIVGGDSTGRFSVPTDPTANEGLLTVVKPVDFEVTHSFVLSVEAANEAPLVRGIHPPRQSTATVSIRVLDLNESPEFSPNPKPIKLDEGLPAGSLLTTFTAQDPDHFMRQTIRYSKMFDPANWLEMDPVNGRISTIAILDRESPYVKNNLYNVTFMAADNGVPPASGSGTLQMYLVDINDNAPQVFPTEVEMCERPDAGGGINITAVDPDLSPNAGPFAFELPARPSDVRRNWTLSRLSGEQTQLRLRLRNGGGGRSLPHGVYEVPVTITDSGTLPMSNTSYLRVKVCRCDRHGDCVDMQRVMAAGLGTGAVIGILLCVIVLLVLVLLLGMWMKRRDKERQAKQLLIDPEDDVRDNILKYDEEGGGEEDQDYDLSQLQQPDSAAEGECGVKAGVRRLDERPLHHDHQYPLRSGAPHPGDIGDFIHEGLKAADNDPTAPPYDSLLVFDYEGGGSTAGSLSSLHSASSGADQDYDYLGDWGPRFRKLADLYGGGGGDD from the exons CGAGATTTCAGGACTGCGACGACGGAGGGAAGGCGCGGCCCGACGCCGCGTCCGAACCCCGCGTGAGCCGGAAGGGGGCGGTCGCCGCGCTGAGCCGGGCGACACGAGGGGAGAGAGCGCCGTCGGTCCACCCTCGAGAGTCCCGCACCAGACAGACGCGGAAAACCAGATCGGGCCTTCTCGGACAG GCGCAGCCGGGCGACGCGAGCCCCAAGATGCTGTTTCCgtggcgcggcggcggcggcggtgggcgAGCCGTCGTCAGGGACGACGGCGCTCTGCGGCGAGTCAAGAGGGACTGGGTCATTCCGCCCATCAACGTGCCCGAGAACTCGCGAGGGCAGTTCCCCGAGGACCTCGTCAGG ATCCGATCGGACCGGGACAAGAGCTGGATGCTGCGCTACAGCGTGACGGGTCCCGGTGCCGACCAGCCGCCGACGGGCATCTTCATCATCAACCCCATCTCGGGTCAGCTGTCCGTCACCAAACCTCTGGACCGCGAGCACATTCCCAACTTTCAC TTGCGCGCCCACGCTGTGGACCTGAACGGCAACCAGGTGGAGACCCCCGTGGAGATTCACATCAACGTCATCGACCAGAACGACAATCGGCCCGAGTTCTCGCACGCCGTCTTCAACGGCACCGTGCCGGAGGGCTCCAAGCCGG GGACCTTTGTGATGACCGTGACGGCGCTGGACGAGGACGATCCCAAGACGGCCAACGGGATGCTGCGGTACAAGATCCTGAGTCAGAGTCCCCAAAGTCCGTCCTCCAACATGTTCACCATCAACAACAAGACCGGTGACATCATCACCGTGGCGGCGGGCCTGGACCgcgag aaaGTGTCCGAGTACACGCTGATCATCCAGGCCACCGACATGGAGGGCAACCCCACTTACGGCCTTTCCAACACCGCCACCACCGTCGTCAGCATCAcggacgtcaacgacaacccACCCGAGTTCACCACCGACACG TTCTTTGGCGAGGTCCGCGAGAACTCGCTCAACGTGATCGTGACAAACCTGACGGTGACCGACAAGGACCGGCCGCACTCTTCGGCCTGGAACGCCGTTTACCGGATCGTCGGCGGAGACTCCACCGGACGTTTCTCCGTCCCCACCGACCCCACCGCCAACGAGGGGCTCCTGACCGTGGTCAAG CCCGTCGACTTTGAGGTGACTCACTCGTTCGTTCTGAGCGTGGAGGCGGCCAACGAGGCGCCGCTGGTCCGCGGCATCCACCCGCCGCGCCAGTCCACCGCCACCGTATCCATCCGCGTCCTGGACCTCAACGAGAGTCCCGAGTTCAGCCCCAATCCCAAACCCATCAAGCTGGACGAGGGCCTGCCCGCCGGCTCGCTGCTCACCACCTTCACGGCGCAAGACCCCGACCACTTCATGAGGCAGACCATCCG GTACTCCAAGATGTTCGACCCTGCCAACTGGCTGGAGATGGACCCGGTCAACGGTCGCATCTCCACCATCGCCATCCTGGACCGCGAGTCGCCGTACGTCAAGAACAACCTGTACAACGTCACCTTCATGGCCGCGGACAACG GCGTTCCGCCTGCCAGCGGTTCGGGCACCCTCCAGATGTACCTGGTGGACATCAACGACAACGCGCCGCAAGTCTTCCCCACGGAGGTGGAGATGTGCGAGCGGCCCGACGCCGGCGGGGGCATCAACATCACGGCCGTGGACCCCGACCTCAGCCCCAACGCCGGGCCCTTCGCCTTCGAGCTGCCGGCTCGCCCGTCGGACGTGAGGCGCAACTGGACGCTCAGTCGACTCAGCG GCGAGCAAACGCAGCTGCGCCTGCGCCTGcgcaacggcggcggcggcaggtcGCTGCCCCACGGCGTGTACGAGGTGCCCGTCACCATCACCGACTCGGGCACCCTGCCCATGTCCAACACGTCGTACCTGCGGGTGAAAGTGTGCCGGTGCGATCGCCACGGCGACTGCGTGGACATGCAGCGCGTCATGGCCGCCGGCCTGGGCACGGGCGCCGTCATCGGCATCCTCCTCTGCGTCATCGTGCTGCTCG TGTTGGTCCTGCTGCTGGGCATGTGGATGAAGCGGCGGGACAAAGAACGGCAGGCCAAGCAGCTCCTCATCGACCCCGAGGACGACGTGCGCGACAACATCCTCAAATACGACGAGGAGGGCGGCGGCGAGGAGGACCAG GATTACGACCTGAGCCAGCTGCAGCAGCCCGACTCGGCGGCGGAAGGCGAGTGCGGCGTCAAGGCGGGCGTCAGGCGCCTGGACGAGAGGCCGCTCCACCACGACCACCAGTACCCGCTCAGGTCCGGGGCGCCGCACCCCGGCGACATCGGGGACTTCATCCACGAG GGACTGAAGGCGGCGGACAACGACCCGACGGCGCCGCCCTACGACTCCCTGCTGGTGTTCGACTACGAGGGCGGCGGCTCCACGGCCGGCTCGCTCAGCAGCCTGCACTCGGCCTCCAGCGGCGCCGACCAGGACTACGATTACCTCGGCGACTGGGGGCCCAGGTTCCGCAAGCTGGCCGACCTCTacggtggcggcggcggagaCGACTGA
- the LOC133503231 gene encoding cadherin-2-like isoform X3: MVVAAVLGDAEAGGTPSPRPCARGFSRDRHTEETQREAERGQPVVNNARFQDCDDGGKARPDAASEPRVSRKGAVAALSRATRGERAPSVHPRESRTRQTRKTRSGLLGQAQPGDASPKMLFPWRGGGGGGRAVVRDDGALRRVKRDWVIPPINVPENSRGQFPEDLVRIRSDRDKSWMLRYSVTGPGADQPPTGIFIINPISGQLSVTKPLDREHIPNFHLRAHAVDLNGNQVETPVEIHINVIDQNDNRPEFSHAVFNGTVPEGSKPGTFVMTVTALDEDDPKTANGMLRYKILSQSPQSPSSNMFTINNKTGDIITVAAGLDREKVSEYTLIIQATDMEGNPTYGLSNTATTVVSITDVNDNPPEFTTDTFFGEVRENSLNVIVTNLTVTDKDRPHSSAWNAVYRIVGGDSTGRFSVPTDPTANEGLLTVVKPVDFEVTHSFVLSVEAANEAPLVRGIHPPRQSTATVSIRVLDLNESPEFSPNPKPIKLDEGLPAGSLLTTFTAQDPDHFMRQTIRYSKMFDPANWLEMDPVNGRISTIAILDRESPYVKNNLYNVTFMAADNGVPPASGSGTLQMYLVDINDNAPQVFPTEVEMCERPDAGGGINITAVDPDLSPNAGPFAFELPARPSDVRRNWTLSRLSGEQTQLRLRLRNGGGGRSLPHGVYEVPVTITDSGTLPMSNTSYLRVKVCRCDRHGDCVDMQRVMAAGLGTGAVIGILLCVIVLLVLVLLLGMWMKRRDKERQAKQLLIDPEDDVRDNILKYDEEGGGEEDQDYDLSQLQQPDSAAEGECGVKAGVRRLDERPLHHDHQYPLRSGAPHPGDIGDFIHEGLKAADNDPTAPPYDSLLVFDYEGGGSTAGSLSSLHSASSGADQDYDYLGDWGPRFRKLADLYGGGGGDD; encoded by the exons CGAGATTTCAGGACTGCGACGACGGAGGGAAGGCGCGGCCCGACGCCGCGTCCGAACCCCGCGTGAGCCGGAAGGGGGCGGTCGCCGCGCTGAGCCGGGCGACACGAGGGGAGAGAGCGCCGTCGGTCCACCCTCGAGAGTCCCGCACCAGACAGACGCGGAAAACCAGATCGGGCCTTCTCGGACAG GCGCAGCCGGGCGACGCGAGCCCCAAGATGCTGTTTCCgtggcgcggcggcggcggcggtgggcgAGCCGTCGTCAGGGACGACGGCGCTCTGCGGCGAGTCAAGAGGGACTGGGTCATTCCGCCCATCAACGTGCCCGAGAACTCGCGAGGGCAGTTCCCCGAGGACCTCGTCAGG ATCCGATCGGACCGGGACAAGAGCTGGATGCTGCGCTACAGCGTGACGGGTCCCGGTGCCGACCAGCCGCCGACGGGCATCTTCATCATCAACCCCATCTCGGGTCAGCTGTCCGTCACCAAACCTCTGGACCGCGAGCACATTCCCAACTTTCAC TTGCGCGCCCACGCTGTGGACCTGAACGGCAACCAGGTGGAGACCCCCGTGGAGATTCACATCAACGTCATCGACCAGAACGACAATCGGCCCGAGTTCTCGCACGCCGTCTTCAACGGCACCGTGCCGGAGGGCTCCAAGCCGG GGACCTTTGTGATGACCGTGACGGCGCTGGACGAGGACGATCCCAAGACGGCCAACGGGATGCTGCGGTACAAGATCCTGAGTCAGAGTCCCCAAAGTCCGTCCTCCAACATGTTCACCATCAACAACAAGACCGGTGACATCATCACCGTGGCGGCGGGCCTGGACCgcgag aaaGTGTCCGAGTACACGCTGATCATCCAGGCCACCGACATGGAGGGCAACCCCACTTACGGCCTTTCCAACACCGCCACCACCGTCGTCAGCATCAcggacgtcaacgacaacccACCCGAGTTCACCACCGACACG TTCTTTGGCGAGGTCCGCGAGAACTCGCTCAACGTGATCGTGACAAACCTGACGGTGACCGACAAGGACCGGCCGCACTCTTCGGCCTGGAACGCCGTTTACCGGATCGTCGGCGGAGACTCCACCGGACGTTTCTCCGTCCCCACCGACCCCACCGCCAACGAGGGGCTCCTGACCGTGGTCAAG CCCGTCGACTTTGAGGTGACTCACTCGTTCGTTCTGAGCGTGGAGGCGGCCAACGAGGCGCCGCTGGTCCGCGGCATCCACCCGCCGCGCCAGTCCACCGCCACCGTATCCATCCGCGTCCTGGACCTCAACGAGAGTCCCGAGTTCAGCCCCAATCCCAAACCCATCAAGCTGGACGAGGGCCTGCCCGCCGGCTCGCTGCTCACCACCTTCACGGCGCAAGACCCCGACCACTTCATGAGGCAGACCATCCG GTACTCCAAGATGTTCGACCCTGCCAACTGGCTGGAGATGGACCCGGTCAACGGTCGCATCTCCACCATCGCCATCCTGGACCGCGAGTCGCCGTACGTCAAGAACAACCTGTACAACGTCACCTTCATGGCCGCGGACAACG GCGTTCCGCCTGCCAGCGGTTCGGGCACCCTCCAGATGTACCTGGTGGACATCAACGACAACGCGCCGCAAGTCTTCCCCACGGAGGTGGAGATGTGCGAGCGGCCCGACGCCGGCGGGGGCATCAACATCACGGCCGTGGACCCCGACCTCAGCCCCAACGCCGGGCCCTTCGCCTTCGAGCTGCCGGCTCGCCCGTCGGACGTGAGGCGCAACTGGACGCTCAGTCGACTCAGCG GCGAGCAAACGCAGCTGCGCCTGCGCCTGcgcaacggcggcggcggcaggtcGCTGCCCCACGGCGTGTACGAGGTGCCCGTCACCATCACCGACTCGGGCACCCTGCCCATGTCCAACACGTCGTACCTGCGGGTGAAAGTGTGCCGGTGCGATCGCCACGGCGACTGCGTGGACATGCAGCGCGTCATGGCCGCCGGCCTGGGCACGGGCGCCGTCATCGGCATCCTCCTCTGCGTCATCGTGCTGCTCG TGTTGGTCCTGCTGCTGGGCATGTGGATGAAGCGGCGGGACAAAGAACGGCAGGCCAAGCAGCTCCTCATCGACCCCGAGGACGACGTGCGCGACAACATCCTCAAATACGACGAGGAGGGCGGCGGCGAGGAGGACCAG GATTACGACCTGAGCCAGCTGCAGCAGCCCGACTCGGCGGCGGAAGGCGAGTGCGGCGTCAAGGCGGGCGTCAGGCGCCTGGACGAGAGGCCGCTCCACCACGACCACCAGTACCCGCTCAGGTCCGGGGCGCCGCACCCCGGCGACATCGGGGACTTCATCCACGAG GGACTGAAGGCGGCGGACAACGACCCGACGGCGCCGCCCTACGACTCCCTGCTGGTGTTCGACTACGAGGGCGGCGGCTCCACGGCCGGCTCGCTCAGCAGCCTGCACTCGGCCTCCAGCGGCGCCGACCAGGACTACGATTACCTCGGCGACTGGGGGCCCAGGTTCCGCAAGCTGGCCGACCTCTacggtggcggcggcggagaCGACTGA